From a single Oreochromis niloticus isolate F11D_XX linkage group LG3, O_niloticus_UMD_NMBU, whole genome shotgun sequence genomic region:
- the LOC109199312 gene encoding uncharacterized protein LOC109199312, with translation MTSVSTMTSSLDIAQATEALERDTQPWDLTDSPPPSLLIQTPPSPPPSPQLLLQDPTGSGLFEETIIDIKLATHHLLMLALNEFLQDTCYGCQISHPSQVQHSCLLELPEYFFDIYYDDVMIRLKTDRFIPAIRLFVRSYTVDGTGTQFSRIAEHTMTELRSSQHIVCAINDNIVQLLEASRYDRRAKPAMLRMIGNYWAGRHLV, from the exons ATGACATCTGTATCAACCATGACGAGTAGCCTGGACATCGCCCAAGCAACAGAAGCTCTAG AGCGAGACACGCAGCCGTGGGACCTCACAGACTCACCACCCCCATCGCTGTTAATCCAGACCCCGCCATCTCCACCCCCCtctccacagctgctgctgcaggatccTACAGGATCGGGGCTGTTTGAGGAAACCATTATTGACATCAAGCTTGCAACCCACCATCTGCTGATGTTGGCGCTAAACGAGTTTCTACAGGATACATGCTACGGATGTCAAATATCTCACCCCAGTCAGGTGCAACACAGCTGCTTGCTCGAATTGCCCGAGTATTTCTTTGACATCTACTATGACGATGTGATGATAAGGCTCAAGACAGACCGATTCATCCCCGCCATACGCCTGTTTGTGCGCTCGTACACAGTCGATGGGACTGGAACACAAttcagcagaattgcagaacACACTATGACTGAACTGAGATCATCACAACACATAGTATGCGCAATTAACGACAACATTGTGCAGTTGCTAGAAGCAAGTCGTTATGACCGACGTGCTAAACCAGCCATGCTTCGCATGATTGGTAACTACTGGGCTGGGAGACACCTGGTTTAA